DNA sequence from the candidate division KSB1 bacterium genome:
TTCTCAACAACAAATTTTTCACTATATAAGCCGGTTAGAGCAACCTTAAGGAGCAAATTTTTCAACACATTATATCCTCCCTCACCTCGAAAAAAGAATTCGTTGCCGGGCTCTAGAGTCGAGGTTGCGATGTCAGGCGCGAACCTGAGTCGATAACCAACATCTAGATTCACATAAGCAGGAACTGGCCACAGGGATCGACCAAACTGACCCATAAATTCTAGGTCCCATTGACCATCGCCGATCGGGACGACTTCTGAATCCTTATTAAAAAACCCTGTGGGCGCTTTAGCCTCAACCCTAAGAGTAGAAACAAATGGATTGGTTAAAAAGCGATATCGTGCCCCAAACCGGATGTCACCGACGTCGGTGGATTCCAACCGTTCAGGATTTGCCAGATCTTCGAACTCAATAATAAAATATGGAATCTGGACTCTTAACTCTAATCCATCTGTTAAACCATAGTTAAAATCGATATAAACAGCGGTGACTTGGCTTTCGCCATTAAAGGGAAACGGAACCCGTTGACCGCTACTTGTGCATACGTGTCCGAGTGGACAGGGTGTATTTCTTGAATAATAGCGATCTTGCGTTTTTTGATACAAGAAAGAAGTCTTCACCAACAGTTGGTCTCTTTTTAAAGTCCAGGCGCCCGCATATGAATTGGTGGTGAGAACAAGACTAAAGACCCATGTTGATAAAATCTTGAGTATTAGAGTAGCAGGCCTTAAAAACATACGATTTTTATTCATTTAGTAGAATCTCAAAGTTAACTTGAACAGGTTTACCAGCCTGAACATCGATCTCTTTTCCAGATTGCCCAAAACTTCATGCCAGGCTTGTACCTTTGTAAGAACCAGCAGGGACATCCTTGATCGTGAACTCGCCCTCAATTTAAAATGGCATAAAAAAAAATTGACAAAATATATTAAGCACGTTCTTATGTCAGAAGATTGAGTGAGCAGGTGTTGTTTATTTTTATCTAAAGGAAAAAGAATATTTTAAGTATGCAAACCTCTGAACAGTTTAATTTTTTGATATATTCCCGGTGCGCATTTTGTAAAAAAACCCCTGAAGTAACTTCAGGGGCTATAGATAGAGCTAATAATTTTTAAATAAGAATCAAAGCAATTCATATTCCTGAACATAAATATATTGTGACTTCCGAAATAGGATACCGGAGACGAGTGCCTTTTTTCTGAGCAATTTTGGGTCTTGTAAAAGCTCATTATTTGAACTTGCCTGGACAAATGTCCAAATAGATTCGTCCTCAGCTTTCAACCCATGGCGATGCACTTGTGGGTCATGCGCGGGATTCACCCCGCTTTTAGATCGAAATTCACAATCGAGACAAATTATCTCGCCTTTTAGTTGCGCCGTCTTTGCTTGTTCTTCTGCAACATTAAAAGGATTGTCCAGCAATTGAACGGTCGGTAGAAAAACCATGAAGGCTATCAGCGCCATGACGAAGGACGCCGTCACCGGTCGATAAAGAAACAAAGAATGCACGAGCTGCCAAAAACCCGGTCGGTTCCCATTGCGAATTAAATTGCGGCGGATCCTGCTTCTCAGATAGGCCGGAGCTTTTACAATCGAAAGTCTCTCTCGCAGGAGTTTCTTGACCTGCGTTTCCTGCTCGTAGGTTTCATGGCATTCGGAGCATTCTCGCAAATGAATTTTAACTTCATTTTTTCTCGAAACATCTAACTCATCATCGATGTAACGGGTAATTAAAACTGGAAAATTGTCGCATTTACTTTTCATTTCAACATCTCCTTCAAGACCTAATTTTCTATTTTATTTATGAAGCCGCCTTTCCTAGCATATTCTCTCAAATAATTCTGCAATTGTTTCCGCCCTCTCGAAAGTCGGGACATCACTGTTCCGATAGGGCATCCAATAATTTTAGCGACTTCTTTGTATGAAAACGATTCAACATCGGCAAGTAACACGACCACCCTGAATTCATCCGGAATTTGTTGTAATGCATTTTTAATTTCATCGTCGAACAATGTTTCGTAATCTAATCGTTCAGATTCCTGAGCGCTGGTCTGAGCTGTTGCTTCTTTGATATCATAATTATATTTGATTTTTTCTAAATCGACATGGTACGGCTTGTTTATCTTCTTTCTATATTGATTGATATAAGTATTGGTTAAAATCTTAAATATCCAGGCTTTAAAATTCGTGCCCTTTTCAAACCTGTGAAAAAACCTAAAGGCACGCAGATAAACATCTTGAAGCAAATCTTCTGCATCAAGAGCATTTTTGGTCATTCTTAAAGCAGTATTGTAAAGTGAGTCCACATGCTCAAAAGCAAGCGCTTGAAATTCATTTCCCACTAAGGTAGAATTGTCAACTTGTCTTTGCTTTTCTAACATATTTAAAGGAGATGAACTGCTTTAAGAAAGCGGCTTAACTGATTTAATTAGAATCAACATGATTATTCAATTTATTATTCCCAGACAAACTTGGGTTTGTACAACATAGTCAAATTTTTTGGTTCTTTGTTAGCCCAACTTCGACACTTCATTTCACGATAAATATTTTTTAAGGCTAAGGATTTTTTCCTTTTGTTGTTTGTGAGTTCAAGCTCTTAGAAAGGCCAGTGTAGTGAAGACCTACCCTATTGATTTTGTTAGTTTTACTTCGTATCTTATGTCTATGTACATAAGAAAGATTACTCGCAAAAAAGATGGCAAGACCCACGCCTACTGGGCGCTGGTTGAATCTCGTCGAACCGAACGCGGCCCCCGCCAACATGTGGTTGCCTACCTCGGTGAAATGGACGCAGCCGGTCGTTTAGGAGTCCGGAAAGCAGCAGAAGGTCGTTCGGACCACCAGGCCGACCTGTACGAGAAGCTCGAACCGGAGTGGGTCGAAGTCAACGTTCGGGGTGTCCGTACCGAGCGGGTGCGTGATTTTGGCGACATTTGGCTGGCCCTTGAGCTTTTGAAGCGTCTGGGACTGGTCGCGTTTTTTCAGCAGGTGATGCCGGCCGGTCGAGAAAAGATTCCCTGGGCCGACTTGGCTTGCATCTTGACCATTGCCCGCTTTTGTGAGCCCAAAAGTGAGCTTTACATTGCTGAACATTTTTATGGCCATACCGCATTGGCCGATTTAATGGGTATCCCCAATGACCTGGTCTATGACAACCGTCTCTACCGGGCTTTGGACCAGCTTCTGCCCCACAAAGAGGCGCTTGAGAAACATTTGAAACAGCGTTTTGGTGAACTCTTCAATATCGAATACGACTTGCTCCTCTACGATGTCACCTCAACTTATTTCGAAGGCGAAGCGGCAAGCAACTCGCAGGCGAAACGCGGCTACTCCCGTGACCAGCGCCCGGATTGCAAGCAAGTTTGCATCGCCTTAGTGGTCACCCAAGAAGGCATTCCTCTGGGCTATGAAGTCTTTGCTGGCAACCGTCACGACAGCACCACAGTGGAAGAAATCGTCGAGAAGATGGAAACGCGTTATGGCGCTGCCGACCGCATCTGGGTGATGGATCGCGGTATGGTCAGCGACGAAAACATTGACTTCCTGAAGCAGAAGGGCCGACGCTATATCATTGGCACCCCCAAAAGCCTGCTGAAGAAGNNNNNNNNNNNNNNNNNNNNNNNNNNNNNNNNNNNNNNNNNNNNNNNNNNNNNNNNNNNNNNNNNNNNNNNNNNNNNNNNNNNNNNNNNNNNNNNNNCAGAAAAATGATTTGGTTCTCAGACCCATCTGGCATCAAACAGAAAAACGGGTGCAGGCGCATATCCTGGTCTGTTTCTTAGCCTATGTGCTCTGGAAATGCTTGTCACAAATGTGCAGGAACAGTGGTCTGGGAAACGAACCCAGAAAAATCATCGACGAAATCAAAAGAATAAAATTGACCGATGTCATCTTGCCAACAAAGAAAGGCGTTGGAATTAGACTGCCGTGTGTCTCAAAACCAGATGACCATCAACGAATACTCCTGCAGCATCTCGGACTAAAAATTCCTGCAAGATTGACAAAAAATCACAAAATGTAGTGAAGACTTGAGCATATTTTTATTGTAAATATGGAACTTACAACGCGAACTGTCGAAGTTGGGTTAGACGAACAAATCGAAAAGGTTTATAGCGGAGTTTCTGAGAAAATATACCGCACCAAAAGCGGCAAGGATTTACTGAACAAACTCAATGACAATTCACCCTGGCTCATGTGTTCGCTGGTTCATAAGTTTGGCGGAAAAGAAGAAGGCGATGTGGATGCGTATTTGCAGGAATTGAAAAGCAGCATTCCGACTGACTTCAAAGCCAAAGGCGATATTTATGTATTTGTGGATGAGTGCCACCGCACACAATCGGGCAAATTGCATGAAGCCATGAACGAATTTTTACCCAATGCTTTATTCATCGGCTTTACAGGAACACCGCTTTTGAAGGTCGATAAGCAAACAAGTATGGAAGTATTCGGAAAATACATTCACACTTACAAATTTGATGAAGCCGTAACTGACAAAGTTGTTTTGGACTTACGTTACGAAGCCAGAGACATTGAGCAAAAAATCACTTCGCTTGAAAAAATAGATGAATGGTTTGAACTGAAAACCCGGGGACTGACCGAGTTTGCCAAAACCGAGCTGAAACAAAAATGGGGAACACTCAAAAAAGTGTTCAGCTCAAAATCTCGGTTAGAAAAAATCGTGATAGACATCGTGCTCGACATGGAGAAAAAAGAACGTCTGCAAAACGGCAGAGGCAACGCCATGTTGATTTCGGACAGTATTTACAATGCTTGCCGGTACTATGAATTGTTTCAAAATGCCGGGCTGAAAAATTGTGCCATCATTACATCATTTGTCCCCACCCATGCCGACATCAAAGGCGAAGAAACAGGCGAAGGATATACGGAGAAATTACAGCGTTTTGAGATTTACAGAAAAATGCTGGCCGATTATTTCAACGAAGATCCGGATACCGCTATCAACAAAGTAGAGCAATTTGAAAAAGAGGTAAAGACAAAATTCGTAGAAGAACCGGCTCAAATGAAATTGCTGATAGTCGTAAACAAACTGCTCACCGGTTTCGATGCGCCTCCTGCCACTTATTTATACATTGACAAAAAAATGCGTGACCACGGATTGTTTCAGGCGATCTGCCGGGTAAACCGTTTAGATGGCGATGATAAAGATTACGGTTACATCATCGACTACATGGATTTGTTTAAGAGTCTTGAAAGCTCATTCATAGATTACACTTCGGAAGCATTTGATGCTTACGAAAAATCTGATGTGGAAGGTTTACTGAAAGACCGCTTGAAAAAAGGCAAAGAACGATTGAACGAAGCATTGGAAGCCATCAAAGCGTTGTGCGAACCGGTAGAGCCGCCCAAAGACACCATGGCTCATATTCGTTACTTCTGTGGCAAGAACACCGAAAATCCCGATGACTTGAAGGACACCGAACCAAGGCGAGTTGCCTTATATAAGCTCACAATTGCACTCATTCGGGCTTATGCCAATATAGCGGATGAAATGAAAGAAGCAGGCTACACCGAAAAGGAAACCGGGCAAATCAAGAATGACATCAAGCACTTTGAAAGCCTGCGTAAAGAAATACAGCTTGCCAGTGGCGACTATGTTGATTTAAAACAG
Encoded proteins:
- a CDS encoding IS1634 family transposase, with product MYIRKITRKKDGKTHAYWALVESRRTERGPRQHVVAYLGEMDAAGRLGVRKAAEGRSDHQADLYEKLEPEWVEVNVRGVRTERVRDFGDIWLALELLKRLGLVAFFQQVMPAGREKIPWADLACILTIARFCEPKSELYIAEHFYGHTALADLMGIPNDLVYDNRLYRALDQLLPHKEALEKHLKQRFGELFNIEYDLLLYDVTSTYFEGEAASNSQAKRGYSRDQRPDCKQVCIALVVTQEGIPLGYEVFAGNRHDSTTVEEIVEKMETRYGAADRIWVMDRGMVSDENIDFLKQKGRRYIIGTPKSLLKK
- a CDS encoding HsdR family type I site-specific deoxyribonuclease, whose translation is MELTTRTVEVGLDEQIEKVYSGVSEKIYRTKSGKDLLNKLNDNSPWLMCSLVHKFGGKEEGDVDAYLQELKSSIPTDFKAKGDIYVFVDECHRTQSGKLHEAMNEFLPNALFIGFTGTPLLKVDKQTSMEVFGKYIHTYKFDEAVTDKVVLDLRYEARDIEQKITSLEKIDEWFELKTRGLTEFAKTELKQKWGTLKKVFSSKSRLEKIVIDIVLDMEKKERLQNGRGNAMLISDSIYNACRYYELFQNAGLKNCAIITSFVPTHADIKGEETGEGYTEKLQRFEIYRKMLADYFNEDPDTAINKVEQFEKEVKTKFVEEPAQMKLLIVVNKLLTGFDAPPATYLYIDKKMRDHGLFQAICRVNRLDGDDKDYGYIIDYMDLFKSLESSFIDYTSEAFDAYEKSDVEGLLKDRLKKGKERLNEALEAIKALCEPVEPPKDTMAHIRYFCGKNTENPDDLKDTEPRRVALYKLTIALIRAYANIADEMKEAGYTEKETGQIKNDIKHFESLRKEIQLASGDYVDLKQYEPAMRHLIDSYIGAEESQMLANFDDLSLVELLVERGKDAIKDFPKNIRGDKNAVAETIENNLRKVITEERPTNPMYYEKMSVLLDALIKLRKEASLEYEKYLQKIIELSRNIKKPNTTAEYPSSLNTNEKRALYDNLGKNEELANELDHKILTTKKDGWRDNRIKTREVKYAIKEVLDSYRVKEPDAEYVLKLVKNQRDY
- a CDS encoding sigma-70 family RNA polymerase sigma factor, whose amino-acid sequence is MLEKQRQVDNSTLVGNEFQALAFEHVDSLYNTALRMTKNALDAEDLLQDVYLRAFRFFHRFEKGTNFKAWIFKILTNTYINQYRKKINKPYHVDLEKIKYNYDIKEATAQTSAQESERLDYETLFDDEIKNALQQIPDEFRVVVLLADVESFSYKEVAKIIGCPIGTVMSRLSRGRKQLQNYLREYARKGGFINKIEN
- a CDS encoding zf-HC2 domain-containing protein; its protein translation is MKSKCDNFPVLITRYIDDELDVSRKNEVKIHLRECSECHETYEQETQVKKLLRERLSIVKAPAYLRSRIRRNLIRNGNRPGFWQLVHSLFLYRPVTASFVMALIAFMVFLPTVQLLDNPFNVAEEQAKTAQLKGEIICLDCEFRSKSGVNPAHDPQVHRHGLKAEDESIWTFVQASSNNELLQDPKLLRKKALVSGILFRKSQYIYVQEYELL